The sequence CCCTTATGCCCGTAGTTTTGAtaatttattcatatttttttcaaaaattaatgtTGAGgtttatttcaaaatgaatacattttacaaaaaaaaaaaaattaacatgcATTTCCACTAATAAATTTGGATTTGATTCAATTAGAACTATATATGGATGATTTCATTTCAAATCATGAATTTCAAACGAGTTCATAGTAAGAATTTGAAATCCCACAattgcaataaaaaaaatacgagGAATAATGGCTAAATGATTTCAAATTTATAGATTTAAGAAATTAAACAAACAATTTAATTAAGTGGGTTTCTTTGaactaattatttaaaattcttCATTTAAATCTCTTAATCCAATGAAACCTGTTGTAGGCTGTAACTtccatatatataaaatatattttcatgtgCTTGGAGGAGTAAGTTTCCATATAAACCAAGTCTACAAGTGCGACACATGCGCGACTTGCTAGTAAGTTTCCTTATAAAGCAAATCTTCACGTGCAAAACACATGTGACTTGCtagtaatatatataaaataatatatttccgACTACTTTAAATCAATCCATGTATTGAAACCAACACATCACGGTTATGAATTATATCAAACTagttattaaaatttaaaaatatataacataacaaaatcacaatttttctttttatttttcacagtTGTGAAGGATATCAAACTAGTAGCAGAGTACTGCCACCATGAAAAACAAATGGACGTGATCCAGACTTCCAGTTTCATCCTGAGCTACTAAGCATGAGGTACCACTACCACCAATTGATTTGAATTTTGACATGCTTGTTTTATGTTGAAATTTACTAACAAAGTTGCACGTGTGTCGCACATGTTTGAAAAATTGCTTGATATGAAAACTTAATAGCGAATTGCACATGTGTTGCACACGAAACCTGAAAACATCTTACTAAAAGATTGCACTAAGAATTGAGAGATTTAACTTGAAAGaatttcaaatcattcaaacaACCCCAATTAACTTGTTtgtttaatttataaatatagaTTTGAAATCCTTTaaacattattttatttatagtcGTTTTTTTATTACAATGATAGAATTCAAATTCTTACTATGGATCATTTGAAATCAAATAACCCAATCCAAATGAAGCATAATAGAAATCGGTTTACAGAGAATTTAatcaaattaatccaaatttatttgtGGAAATGAATGTGATGTTTTTGTGAGTATATATTtgtaaaatatgtttattttgaaataaatcTCTATACTAATTATCGATTAATATATGAACAAATTATGAAaaccaaattatatatatgaatcTCATTATCAGAATAGCGTTATGTTGCGTTTGGAAGAAAGTATTTCAAATCCAAatgtatttttgttatttagagAAGTAACACCATAAACATCAAatccaataatttttttgtgtttaCATAGTAATTCATGATAATTAGAATGTATTTTAAGTTTATCTAATAAAGTGGtaatttgaaattcattttaATTCATCTAACAAACATGTTAAATAACTAAGTTATGGatttaagatttcaatatgtTTAATCGTTAACACTAAAATGGTAATCAAAACCCATGAATTTGAAATACTTTCATCCAAGCACAACTTTAATGAATATTTGAAACATTTTATATaactttttttattaaaattcttaatatttctaattaaaattttttttgttttatatataagaaaaattttctgaATATTGCTTAGGGTCCTACTTGTGACGCGACGTCTGTGTGGAAAGGAATATACTCAATTTTTTTCCATAGTCTCGGGgaggatttatatatatattagattatattatactgagaattattgGGATTCAATAATTGCGAATTTCTCAATTATCGATCAATCCTAATAATTTCAGCTAAAATGTAAACGCATGACATAATACGTGGCCCACGCAATCAATAATGTAAGTGGAGGATATTCAAAGTACTTGAGGAGGATATGTAATTTAATATATGAATACaagaaaattttaatgtatgtgattttttaaatttaaaaatatacataaaatTTATTAGTTGCACctattttaagaataaataactTTCGCAAGTCATagttaaattaatattaaatcgAGTCCTATCGTAATTGAATGGGCATAAGTAAATTTTTTCATTCGAAAGGATTCAAATTAAAATGCGAGATTTTTTTGTTGACTAATTAAAATGCGAGATGTTCATCAAATTAACTTGTTTGGAAATCGTTTAACATGTAAAGTTAGACGAGTAGTCTATTGTGCTGAGGCTGACGTACCGTACAAAAATATCGAATTATATTGATAatgtaccgaaattttttcgatatacaatcatttttcggtatatcgaatttttttcggcatttatacggtatcaatatggatttttttcatattaaaatttcgaaatttcgtTATCGATActggtatgaatttttttcataccgatatttttgtcacggtataccgaaaaaccacCCTTATGTGGGCCGgatatttgatttctttttctcaagaaaaatattacttaatatgagtgtgtgtgtgtgtcatcaTTAATGGAAAATGTGTTGCTTCGATCGGTTAAAAAATTTTGGTGCCATTTaagatttataataataatttttattattgaaCAAAAGCGAAAACAAGTAATTACCATTACTTTAATAGTACCACAACCATATAACATGCGAAATAAATCATCATTATTGAATAGAATCAAATGATCAGATattacacaataatatataagataaaaacCAAACATGCAAGTACAATCAAAGACAGATGCCAATGGCCTCATACATACATATTAATTCACCACATAAGCATAGAAATGCATAATAATCCAGcaatatatcatataaaaatTCCCTAATTTCTTCAATCGCGATCCCCTTCGGTGCACACTGGGGCAAATTTTTCATTTGTTTCGATGGATTTTGAAACCCCTACTCGAGAATGAATCCGGCGGTATTGTTCAAGAGGTGGTTCACGTCTCCCCAAGTTTTAACGATCCAATCGCCCTTATCGGATATGAGAAACACATTGAGAGAAGTGTTTATAACCTTCCCGATGGGCTTCCCGTGCGGGAAAACCTTCCTGTGAAGTGCTCTTATGGTAACATCATGAGACACCACAACTATCCTttcacctatacatacacaaaTGCATTTGttcccaattaattaattaccatTAATTCTTTCATAACATGTGATGTCCCTAATTTTAAAATCTCGAGCGAAAGTTATGTAATTAATTAGTCACATTTCATTATCAGTGCAATAACTTTGCTTCTTTTGCCAATGTAGTCCTTAACGTGACGTCAGATTTTcccatttaaaataattatttatattaattcaTAATATTTCTAGAATAAGGACCTTGGTGtttatttgcaattctttgcaatgCCGATGTGCTTCGTTCATAGAGCTGATTCAAGCTCTCTCCACCACCCTGCAccataattttatatattttaatcaaTACATATCGACTATAACACACACACGCACATAAATATACAAGAGGGGGCGTCTCCAAAGATAAGATGTTACGTTGAGATGTCTGACAATAGACGATGCCTAGCGTAAAATTAAGTAGAGATAGACATAGAGATAAAGGGTGTGTATGTATATACAGGAATCTCTTGGTCCCTTCGGGTAGAGACAAAAGCTTTGTGGGCCTCAGGATGAGATATGGCTGTTTCACGAGCAATGACACCTTGGAGGACTCCAACGTGTCTTTCCCGCAACTTTGGATCTTTGTTAACCTTTTATTTACATAAAGCCAAAACAACAGTACTTCCATTAATTATTTAACTCCGATCCTCATCATTCCCATTCATTGTGTGTgtgaatatatatacatacctGATGCACCCCACAGTTCTTGGCTATCAACTGGGCAGTGTAAGAAGCTCGTTTCAAGTCAGAAGAATACACAGCGGAGATTTTGGGCTCCTTTGAAAGTCGCTCAGCCACCTTTAACAATACAATATacatatacaaatatataatatGATCGATATATCCATATATTGATTACATAACGCCTgaaacaaacaaattaaaagGATGAgtaatattcatatatataattaattaattaccaGAAAGGCTTGCTGTCTCCCAGTCTCATTCAATTCCACATCCAATTGCCCCTATACATTTTGTCATGCATATTCATACATATATAAGAACGTTACaaatataaacaaaattaaCATGAATGGATATCGGGCATATATAATGCAGTAAATCAaatgatgatatatatatatatataatgaaaatTACCTGGAGTCTGCCATCAACATTCCATTCGGTTTCGCCGTGACGAATCACGATAATCTCAGCGTATTTGGAGCCATCGTTGATGGAGTTGTAAGCCATCAGATTATATGAATAGTAGCTAATTACAGcttcaatatatatatgtgtatatgtatatatatatcgaaGACGATTTTCGTTTATGGCGGAGAAGAAGAGCAacggagaggagattttatgctACTCCGAGAGAGCCACAGAGGGGCAAGAACATGCATGGTGGAGGGGTATTCGACCACCCACCCACCCCACCTCCATCTCAATTATTACATCAAAATTATGTGATATTAGGCCCCATCAACACCAATTATTATTGATATTCATGTGCCTTGCCTAACAACATGCCTTCGTcctttttactattttttagcGATGTTCAAACTATAAAATTGGTTAAATGTATTAAATTAGGccgatgttttttttttatatttacttTTTCTAATTACCTG comes from Henckelia pumila isolate YLH828 chromosome 4, ASM3356847v2, whole genome shotgun sequence and encodes:
- the LOC140866487 gene encoding phosphoglycerate mutase-like protein 4, producing MAYNSINDGSKYAEIIVIRHGETEWNVDGRLQGQLDVELNETGRQQAFLVAERLSKEPKISAVYSSDLKRASYTAQLIAKNCGVHQVNKDPKLRERHVGVLQGVIARETAISHPEAHKAFVSTRRDQEIPGGGESLNQLYERSTSALQRIANKHQGERIVVVSHDVTIRALHRKVFPHGKPIGKVINTSLNVFLISDKGDWIVKTWGDVNHLLNNTAGFILE